A single region of the Flavobacteriales bacterium genome encodes:
- a CDS encoding LuxR C-terminal-related transcriptional regulator, with protein MKKIVINSFIKRLDTCNLRMLSTERVNSDEVIDKVYKNKKEYNLSPFAFIILDLKNKDLRFKDNSFERLTGYDNQYFHKNGLEKLLELLPWSNLMGVVKTLVEVRTKVKNAYESNDLDDILINYYHQIVDSKGGKKNVLTQISKLVNVDNQSPLIVLTCHDLSHLIRSTKLKLYVFSRKENRIVEAIEPKEYRNVLTTKESEIFGLLRDGYMEKEIADELCISISTVKNHKQNVFKKLNVNRTIEALKALKDDF; from the coding sequence ATGAAAAAAATTGTAATCAATAGTTTTATTAAAAGGTTGGACACCTGCAATTTAAGAATGCTTAGCACTGAGAGAGTGAATAGCGATGAAGTGATAGATAAAGTTTATAAAAATAAAAAAGAGTATAATTTGAGTCCATTTGCATTCATAATTCTAGACCTTAAAAATAAAGACTTGAGATTTAAGGACAATTCATTTGAAAGGCTAACAGGCTATGATAATCAGTATTTTCATAAAAATGGGTTGGAAAAATTGTTAGAATTACTTCCATGGAGCAATTTAATGGGGGTTGTTAAAACGCTTGTTGAGGTTAGAACTAAAGTCAAAAATGCGTATGAAAGTAATGATTTAGATGATATCTTGATCAACTATTATCATCAAATAGTTGATAGCAAAGGAGGGAAGAAGAATGTTCTTACACAGATTTCTAAGTTGGTAAATGTAGATAATCAGAGTCCCTTAATTGTTTTAACTTGCCATGATTTAAGTCATTTAATTCGATCTACTAAATTAAAGCTTTATGTTTTTTCAAGAAAAGAAAACCGTATCGTTGAGGCAATAGAACCCAAAGAATACCGAAATGTGTTAACAACTAAGGAAAGTGAAATCTTTGGTTTATTGAGGGATGGGTACATGGAAAAAGAAATAGCAGATGAACTTTGTATAAGTATATCAACCGTGAAAAATCATAAACAAAATGTATTTAAGAAGCTAAATGTCAACCGTACTATAGAGGCGTTAAAAGCGTTAAAGGATGATTTTTGA